In Salmo trutta chromosome 28, fSalTru1.1, whole genome shotgun sequence, one DNA window encodes the following:
- the LOC115166430 gene encoding neurexophilin-2-like: MRILFISFAIFCLWLLPTVQEEDAGKTLDYLNLNPNVDRTSQPLTYEIGRRGEEGNLGAAMKVKHLSKDVSTKPKASSYSSVGPYGWSQNLSLPLDQSPFRSKSKPPIKTPIKVKKTFGWGNFYLNIKTIKFSLLVTGKIVDHSNGTFSVYFRHNSSRLGNISVSIVPPSKAVEWEDVGRPKHQFQSQPQSTPNEHQQEMKALNCVVEYQRTNRAKKTKPCLYDPSQTCYSEHTQSHAAWICAKPFKVICVFIFFHSTDYKLAQKVCPDYNFQADLQHFGRRG; the protein is encoded by the coding sequence GtgcaggaggaggatgctgggaAGACCTTGGACTATCTGAACCTCAACCCAAATGTTGACCGCACCTCACAGCCCCTTACCTATGAAATAGGAAGGAGGGGGGAAGAAGGAAACCTTGGAGCTGCAATGAAAGTCAAACACCTTTCAAAAGATGTATCCACCAAGCCTAAGGCCTCCAGCTATAGCTCTGTGGGCCCATATGGCTGGTCACAGAACCTCTCCCTCCCCTTGGATCAGTCACCGTTTCGCTCCAAATCCAAGCCCCCCATAAAAACACCTATCAAGGTCAAGAAGACCTTTGGCTGGGGCAACTTCTACCTCAACATCAAAACCATCAAGTTCAGCCTGCTGGTGACAGGTAAGATAGTGGACCACAGCAACGGCACCTTCAGTGTGTACTTCCGCCACAACTCGTCCCGTCTGGGGAATATCTCAGTGAGCATCGTTCCTCCCTCCAAAGCCGTGGAATGGGAGGATGTGGGACGCCCGAAACACCAGTTCCAGAGTCAGCCGCAGTCCACCCCCAATGAGCACCAGCAGGAGATGAAGGCCCTCAACTGCGTGGTGGAGTACCAAAGGACCAACAGAGCCAAGAAAACAAAGCCATGCCTCTACGATCCCTCCCAGACCTGCTACTCGGAACACACCCAGTCTCACGCCGCTTGGATCTGTGCCAAGCCCTTCAAGGTCATCTGTGTATTCATCTTTTTTCACAGCACCGACTACAAACTGGCACAGAAGGTCTGTCCAGACTACAACTTCCAGGCTGATCTCCAGCACTTTGGAAGACGAGGATAG